One segment of Radiobacillus kanasensis DNA contains the following:
- a CDS encoding response regulator: MKKTVMIVDDQMGIRMLLEEVVKAEGHEVMTAENGKDALDKIKQKRPDLMLIDYKLPIMDGPTLLTHLEEQGENIPAIMMSGLVEEATLHTERFEQVKEVFAKPFDVDEAREHINRLLREES; the protein is encoded by the coding sequence ATGAAAAAGACAGTAATGATTGTTGATGATCAAATGGGGATTCGTATGCTGTTAGAAGAAGTGGTAAAGGCAGAGGGGCACGAAGTAATGACAGCAGAAAACGGCAAGGATGCCCTTGATAAAATTAAACAGAAAAGACCAGATCTTATGCTTATTGATTATAAGCTACCTATTATGGACGGACCTACATTGTTAACCCACCTCGAGGAGCAAGGAGAAAATATTCCTGCTATTATGATGAGCGGATTAGTAGAAGAGGCAACCTTACATACGGAACGATTTGAACAAGTAAAGGAAGTATTTGCAAAACCATTTGATGTGGATGAAGCTAGAGAACATATTAATCGTTTGTTGAGAGAAGAATCATAA
- a CDS encoding CTP synthase — MTKYIFVTGGVVSSIGKGITAASLGRLLKNRGLKVTIQKFDPYINVDPGTMSPYQHGEVFVTEDGAETDLDLGHYERFIDINLNEYSNVTTGKIYSTVIKKERRGDYLGGTVQVIPHITNEIKDKVFRAGQQTNADIVITEIGGTVGDIESLPFLEAIRQIKSDIGRENVMYLHCTLVPYIQAAGELKTKPTQHSVKELRSLGIQPDVIVLRTEKTISQEMKEKIALFCDIDEKAVIEAGDSENLYDIPLELQAQHLDQITCDHFGFDCSPADMSEWIALTEKVRNLTKTVTIGLVGKYVELPDAYISVVEALKHAGYQYDADIDIRWVNAEGVTEENVEDQLSGVDGILVPGGFGDRGVEGKITATRYARENQIPFLGICLGMQLATVEFARNVLNLEGAHSAEIDPNTPHPIIDLLPEQKDVSDLGGTLRLGVYPCRLKDGTKTKEAYGNEDVVYERHRHRFEFNNHYREQMEAKGFVFSGTSPDGKLIETIELSDHPWFVASQFHPEFKSRPNRPQRLFYGFIGASVKNK; from the coding sequence GTGACAAAGTATATTTTTGTAACAGGTGGAGTAGTGTCATCGATTGGAAAAGGGATTACAGCGGCATCGTTAGGTCGATTGCTCAAAAACCGTGGATTAAAGGTAACGATTCAAAAATTTGATCCATATATCAATGTAGACCCTGGAACCATGAGTCCCTACCAACATGGGGAAGTGTTCGTAACAGAGGATGGTGCTGAAACGGACTTAGACCTAGGGCACTATGAAAGGTTTATTGATATAAACCTGAACGAGTATAGCAACGTCACGACGGGTAAGATTTACTCTACGGTCATTAAAAAAGAAAGACGTGGCGATTACTTAGGTGGAACCGTTCAAGTTATCCCACATATTACAAACGAAATTAAAGATAAAGTGTTCCGTGCCGGCCAACAAACAAATGCCGATATCGTGATTACCGAAATCGGAGGTACAGTTGGGGATATTGAATCTCTGCCGTTCCTTGAAGCAATCCGCCAAATCAAAAGTGATATTGGACGCGAGAACGTCATGTATCTACACTGTACATTAGTTCCATACATCCAAGCAGCTGGAGAGCTAAAAACGAAGCCAACACAGCATAGCGTCAAAGAATTGCGATCCCTAGGTATCCAACCAGATGTTATCGTTCTTCGTACGGAAAAAACCATTAGTCAAGAAATGAAGGAAAAAATCGCTTTATTCTGTGACATTGATGAAAAAGCCGTAATTGAAGCTGGCGACTCTGAAAATCTATATGATATCCCACTAGAGCTTCAAGCACAGCATTTAGATCAAATTACGTGTGATCACTTTGGTTTCGATTGTAGTCCTGCCGACATGTCCGAATGGATTGCCTTAACGGAAAAAGTCCGTAATTTAACGAAGACGGTTACGATTGGCCTAGTCGGAAAATATGTCGAGCTTCCGGATGCTTACATTTCGGTTGTGGAAGCTTTGAAGCACGCTGGCTATCAATACGATGCCGATATTGATATTCGTTGGGTAAATGCGGAAGGTGTAACGGAAGAAAATGTAGAGGACCAACTTTCAGGAGTTGATGGAATCCTTGTGCCAGGCGGGTTTGGTGATCGTGGGGTTGAAGGGAAGATAACAGCAACCCGTTATGCGAGAGAGAACCAAATCCCATTCTTAGGTATTTGTTTAGGTATGCAGCTGGCAACGGTTGAGTTCGCGCGTAATGTTCTTAACTTAGAAGGGGCACACTCAGCGGAAATTGATCCAAACACCCCACATCCAATTATCGATTTGCTCCCAGAGCAAAAAGATGTTTCGGATTTAGGTGGAACCCTTCGTCTTGGTGTGTATCCTTGCCGATTGAAAGACGGAACGAAAACGAAAGAAGCTTATGGGAATGAAGATGTCGTTTATGAACGTCACCGTCATCGTTTCGAATTCAACAACCATTACAGAGAGCAAATGGAAGCAAAAGGATTTGTATTTTCAGGGACAAGCCCTGATGGGAAATTAATTGAAACCATCGAATTGAGTGACCATCCATGGTTCGTAGCTTCCCAGTTCCACCCAGAATTTAAATCCAGACCAAATCGTCCACAAAGATTGTTCTACGGATTTATCGGTGCATCTGTGAAAAATAAATAA
- the rpoE gene encoding DNA-directed RNA polymerase subunit delta: MSLKDYSREELLDLSMIEIANLILIEENKALDFRELFDRIAKIKEFSKQEKDDYIAQYYTDLNTDGRFLTIGSNIWGLKRWYPVEQIEEEINLEPKKKKKKATKKKKENFDEVVEEDLDLDEEDFDLEDDDVEDSDVDDEEDYDFDKSSDDSDFDEDEDDDFDDEEDFDDDSDDDADDDDEEDED; encoded by the coding sequence GTGAGCCTTAAAGATTATAGTCGTGAAGAATTGTTGGATCTTTCTATGATTGAAATTGCAAACCTAATATTAATAGAAGAAAACAAGGCATTAGATTTTAGAGAATTGTTTGATCGCATTGCAAAAATCAAAGAGTTTTCCAAACAAGAAAAAGATGATTATATTGCACAATACTATACAGATTTAAATACGGATGGTCGTTTCCTAACAATCGGTTCTAACATCTGGGGACTAAAGCGTTGGTATCCAGTTGAACAAATCGAAGAAGAGATCAACCTTGAGCCGAAGAAGAAAAAGAAAAAAGCTACGAAAAAGAAAAAAGAAAATTTTGATGAAGTAGTAGAAGAAGATCTTGATTTAGATGAGGAAGACTTCGATCTGGAAGACGATGATGTAGAAGATTCCGATGTAGATGACGAGGAAGATTACGACTTTGATAAATCGAGTGATGATTCTGACTTCGACGAAGACGAAGACGATGATTTCGATGATGAGGAAGACTTCGACGACGATTCCGATGATGACGCCGACGATGATGATGAGGAAGACGAAGATTAA
- a CDS encoding XapX domain-containing protein — translation MKEVILALITGFIVGFIFAWVKLPIPAPPALAGVTGIIGIYLGFKVFEWIGPALQKLF, via the coding sequence ATGAAAGAGGTCATTCTAGCATTGATAACTGGCTTCATTGTCGGATTCATATTTGCTTGGGTAAAGCTTCCCATTCCCGCTCCACCAGCTCTCGCTGGCGTAACTGGAATCATTGGAATCTATTTGGGATTCAAAGTATTTGAATGGATTGGTCCAGCTCTGCAAAAACTGTTTTAA
- a CDS encoding GNAT family N-acetyltransferase translates to MIRQLTAQDDVQCQQLIKKYPAENLFIIGDIEAFGYDQPFQTLWGDFEEDGSLRAVLLRYEKNFIPFAEGTFDAEGFAHIINEAEAGVHVSGLKQVTDQVTPYIQKPITFTREMYYAKCSDKKKLPDLPTERVKLAGTEDLIGWRNLMTAIPEFVNSDINLESKKRNIEKGVSRIFFIEEDGEMVSTAATEAENSLSAMIVAVGTVEKAKRKGYATICLTKLCTDLLDEGKELCLFYDNPEAGAIYKRIGFEDIGTWVMTKLD, encoded by the coding sequence ATGATTAGGCAACTAACAGCTCAAGATGATGTACAGTGTCAGCAATTAATCAAAAAATATCCAGCAGAAAACCTATTCATAATTGGAGATATTGAGGCATTTGGTTATGATCAACCCTTTCAAACCTTATGGGGTGATTTTGAAGAGGATGGAAGTTTGAGAGCTGTTCTGTTGCGCTATGAGAAAAACTTCATTCCTTTTGCAGAGGGGACATTTGATGCGGAAGGATTTGCTCACATTATCAATGAAGCGGAAGCGGGGGTGCATGTTTCAGGATTAAAACAAGTTACGGATCAGGTAACCCCTTATATCCAGAAGCCTATTACGTTTACCCGAGAAATGTACTATGCGAAATGCTCTGATAAAAAGAAGCTTCCAGACCTTCCGACAGAGCGAGTTAAGCTAGCGGGGACAGAGGACTTAATTGGCTGGAGAAATTTGATGACAGCCATTCCGGAGTTTGTCAACTCTGACATTAACCTAGAATCGAAAAAACGAAACATAGAAAAAGGGGTATCTCGTATATTCTTTATAGAAGAAGATGGGGAAATGGTATCCACTGCAGCCACAGAAGCAGAAAACAGCTTGTCTGCAATGATCGTAGCAGTTGGAACCGTGGAGAAAGCAAAACGGAAAGGCTATGCGACGATTTGCTTAACGAAGCTTTGTACAGATTTGTTAGACGAAGGAAAAGAACTCTGTCTGTTTTATGATAATCCAGAAGCAGGAGCTATTTATAAGCGAATTGGTTTTGAAGACATCGGAACATGGGTCATGACCAAGCTTGATTAA